From Camelus dromedarius isolate mCamDro1 chromosome X, mCamDro1.pat, whole genome shotgun sequence, one genomic window encodes:
- the LOC105090095 gene encoding putative P2Y purinoceptor 10 → MGSNSTSNAETHCNVTNLTFHYSLYATTYILIFIPGLLANSAALWVLCRFISKKNKAIIFMINLSVADLAHVLSLPLRIYYYISHHWPFQRALCLLCFYLKYLNMYASICFLTCISLQRCFFLLKPFRARDWKRRYDVGISAVIWVIVGTACLPFPIMRSTDLANNTESCFADLGYRKMNAVALVGMITAAELAGFVVPVVIIAWCTWKTTVSLRQPPMAFQGISERQKALRMVFMCAAVFFICFTPYHINFIFYTMVKEAIISSCYIVRSTLYFHPFCLCLASLCCLLDPILYYFMASEFRDQLSRHGSSVTRSRLMSRESGSSMIG, encoded by the coding sequence ATGGGTAGCAACAGTACCAGCAATGCTGAGACTCACTGCAATGTCACTAATTTGACATTTCATTACTCCCTCTATGCAACCACTTACATCCTCATATTCATCCCTGGTCTTCTGGCCAACAGTGCAGCCTTGTGGGTTCTGTGCCGCTtcatcagcaagaaaaataaagccatcaTTTTCATGATCAACCTCTCTGTGGCTGACCTTGCTCATGTGCTGTCCTTACCCCTCCGGATTTACTATTACATCAGTCACCACTGGCCTTTCCAGAGGGCCCTTTGCCTGCTGTGCTTCTACCTGAAGTATCTCAACATGTATGCCAGCATTTGTTTCCTGACATGCATCAGCCTTCAGAGGTGTTTCTTTCTCCTCAAGCCCTTCAGGGCAAGAGACTGGAAGCGTAGATACGATGTGGGCATTAGTGCTGTCATCTGGGTCATCGTTGGGACCGCCTGTTTGCCTTTTCCCATCATGAGAAGCACAGACTTAGCCAACAACACTGAGTCCTGCTTTGCTGATCTTGGTTACAGGAAAATGAATGCAGTGGCTTTGGTTGGGATGATTACAGCTGCTGAACTGGCAGGATTTGTGGTCCCAGTAGTCATCATCGCATGGTGTACCTGGAAAACTACTGTATCCCTGAGACAGCCACCAATGGCTTTCCAAGGAATCAGTGAGAGGCAGAAGGCACTGAGGATGGTTTTCATGTGTGCTGCAGTCTTCTTCATCTGCTTCACTCCCTAtcatattaactttattttttacaccATGGTAAAGGAAGCCATCATTAGCAGTTGTTACATTGTCCGAAGCACACTGTATTTCCACCCTTTTTGTCTATGCCTTGCAAGTCTCTGCTGCCTTTTGGATCCAATTCTCTATTACTTTATGGCCTCGGAGTTTCGTGACCAACTATCCCGCCATGGCAGCTCTGTGACTCGTTCCCGCCTCATGAGCAGGGAAAGTGGTTCATCAATGATTGGCTAA